One Pseudorhodoplanes sinuspersici DNA segment encodes these proteins:
- the wecC gene encoding UDP-N-acetyl-D-mannosamine dehydrogenase, whose translation MRYEVSSVCVLGLGYIGLPTAALIASRGINVVGVDINPTVVATVGAGNIHIAEADLDGLVQKCVMSGRLRTRSVPERADVFLIAVPTPLSGNKKPVVEYVHQAVRSIADHLTPGSLVILESTCPVGTTEQICAILASLRPDLTFPDPDQPDAEADVCIAYCPERVLPGRILIELVQNDRCVGGLTPRCASRARQFYELFVRGTCVETQARTAEMVKLTENAYRDTNIAFANELSLICDRVDVDVWDVIEIANRHPRVKILNPGPGVGGHCIAVDPWFIVDAAPHEARLIRTSREVNDGKAHYVTQQVAQIIEDYPDREVSCLGLTFKANVDDLRESPALEIVESLAQTYGDKISVVDPFVETLPKTLQQHGVRQIDLDDALSKAGILIVLVDHEAFRRVASDQRNGAVVYDTRGIWRR comes from the coding sequence ATGCGGTATGAAGTGTCGTCCGTCTGTGTTCTCGGGCTTGGCTATATAGGTCTGCCGACTGCCGCCCTGATCGCAAGCAGAGGAATCAATGTTGTCGGCGTGGACATCAACCCGACGGTTGTTGCCACTGTCGGAGCCGGTAACATTCATATCGCGGAGGCCGATCTCGACGGCCTTGTGCAGAAATGCGTGATGTCCGGCCGGCTTCGGACGCGTAGCGTACCGGAACGGGCCGACGTCTTTTTGATCGCTGTGCCGACGCCGCTATCGGGAAACAAGAAGCCGGTCGTCGAATACGTCCACCAGGCCGTCCGCTCAATCGCCGATCATCTCACGCCGGGCAGTCTCGTGATCCTGGAATCGACCTGTCCCGTGGGCACGACAGAGCAGATCTGCGCCATCCTTGCGTCGCTGCGGCCTGATCTGACATTTCCCGATCCTGATCAACCAGATGCAGAAGCCGATGTCTGCATTGCCTATTGTCCTGAGCGGGTGCTGCCCGGCCGTATCCTCATTGAGCTCGTCCAGAATGATCGTTGCGTTGGCGGACTGACGCCGCGCTGCGCCAGCCGGGCGCGGCAATTCTACGAGCTGTTCGTGCGAGGCACCTGCGTGGAGACGCAGGCGCGCACCGCCGAAATGGTCAAGCTGACGGAAAATGCCTATCGCGATACCAACATCGCCTTCGCAAACGAGCTTTCGCTTATCTGTGATCGCGTCGATGTCGATGTCTGGGATGTTATCGAGATCGCCAATCGGCATCCGCGTGTGAAAATTCTGAACCCGGGGCCTGGTGTGGGTGGGCATTGTATTGCCGTCGACCCGTGGTTCATCGTCGATGCAGCGCCGCATGAGGCCCGGTTGATCCGCACCTCGCGGGAGGTCAACGACGGCAAGGCACATTACGTCACGCAACAGGTTGCGCAGATCATCGAGGATTATCCCGATCGCGAGGTGAGCTGTCTTGGCTTGACGTTCAAGGCCAATGTCGATGACTTGCGGGAAAGTCCGGCTCTCGAAATCGTCGAGAGTCTGGCTCAGACCTATGGCGACAAGATCTCAGTGGTCGACCCGTTCGTCGAGACGCTGCCGAAGACCCTGCAGCAGCATGGAGTAAGGCAAATCGATCTTGACGACGCCTTGTCAAAGGCGGGAATTCTGATCGTTCTCGTCGATCACGAGGCGTTCCGGCGTGTCGCATCGGATCAGCGCAATGGCGCGGTGGTTTACGATACGCGCGGCATCTGGCGTCGATGA